One Ignavibacterium album JCM 16511 genomic region harbors:
- the sufB gene encoding Fe-S cluster assembly protein SufB, whose translation MSTTETQKIEELANKEYKYGFVTEVEEDRLPKGLNEDIIRQISAKKEEPEWMTEWRLKAFRHWLTMEEPKWPNVKYPPIDYQDISYYSAPKKKPKYNSLDEVDPAIRETYNKLGIPLEEQMMLAGVAVDAVFDSVSVATTFKDKLKELGIIFCSMSEAIKEHPELVKKYLGSVVPYTDNFYATLNSAVFSDGSFVYVPKGVRCPMELSTYFRINASETGQFERTLIIADEGAYVSYLEGCTAPMRDENQLHAAVVELVALDNATIKYSTVQNWYPGDKEGKGGIYNFVTKRGACRGINSKISWTQVETGSAITWKYPSCILQGDNSIGEFYSVAVTNNYQQADTGTKMIHIGKNTKSTIVSKGISAGRSNNSYRGLVKITKKAENARNFSQCDSLLIGDKCGAHTFPYLEINNSTAQVEHEATTSKIGEDQIFYLNQRGISTEDAVNLIVNGYVKEVLAELPMEFAVEAQKLLSISLEGSVG comes from the coding sequence ATGAGTACAACAGAAACTCAAAAAATAGAAGAACTTGCCAATAAAGAATATAAATATGGATTTGTAACAGAAGTTGAAGAAGATCGTCTTCCAAAGGGTTTGAATGAAGATATTATCAGACAGATCTCAGCTAAAAAAGAAGAGCCTGAATGGATGACTGAATGGCGTTTAAAAGCTTTTCGTCATTGGCTTACAATGGAAGAACCAAAATGGCCTAATGTAAAATATCCACCGATAGATTATCAGGATATTTCATATTATTCTGCCCCAAAGAAAAAACCAAAATACAATTCACTGGATGAAGTTGATCCGGCTATCCGTGAGACCTATAACAAACTCGGAATTCCTTTAGAAGAGCAAATGATGCTCGCCGGCGTTGCTGTTGATGCAGTATTTGATTCTGTTTCTGTTGCAACAACTTTTAAAGATAAACTCAAAGAACTTGGAATTATTTTCTGCTCAATGTCTGAAGCAATAAAAGAACATCCTGAGCTTGTAAAAAAATATTTAGGAAGTGTTGTTCCTTATACAGATAATTTCTATGCAACACTTAACTCAGCAGTGTTTAGTGATGGTTCTTTCGTTTATGTTCCCAAAGGAGTTCGATGTCCGATGGAGCTTTCAACTTACTTCAGAATTAATGCATCTGAAACCGGACAGTTTGAAAGAACTTTGATAATTGCAGATGAAGGTGCTTATGTAAGTTATCTTGAAGGTTGTACAGCACCTATGAGAGATGAAAATCAGCTTCACGCAGCAGTTGTTGAACTGGTTGCTCTTGATAATGCAACAATAAAATATTCAACCGTTCAGAATTGGTATCCCGGCGACAAAGAAGGCAAAGGTGGAATTTATAATTTTGTTACGAAGCGAGGAGCTTGCCGTGGTATCAATTCAAAAATTTCATGGACACAGGTTGAAACCGGTTCTGCAATTACCTGGAAATATCCAAGCTGCATTCTTCAGGGAGATAATTCAATCGGTGAGTTTTATTCTGTTGCTGTAACAAATAATTATCAGCAAGCCGATACAGGCACAAAAATGATTCATATCGGTAAGAATACAAAAAGCACAATTGTATCAAAAGGAATTTCTGCAGGAAGAAGCAACAATAGTTATCGTGGTTTGGTTAAGATTACAAAGAAAGCCGAAAATGCCAGAAACTTTTCACAGTGCGATTCTCTTTTAATTGGTGATAAATGCGGCGCTCATACTTTTCCGTATCTGGAGATTAACAATTCTACCGCTCAGGTTGAACATGAAGCAACAACTTCTAAAATTGGTGAAGATCAGATATTCTATCTCAATCAAAGAGGAATATCTACTGAAGATGCTGTTAATCTGATTGTGAATGGTTATGTAAAAGAAGTCCTTGCAGAGCTTCCAATGGAATTTGCAGTAGAAGCTCAGAAATTATTAAGCATAAGTTTAGAAGGTAGTGTAGGATAA
- a CDS encoding cysteine desulfurase: protein MSIRTDAALPSVNMLYDVNRIREDFPILKQIVHGKPLVYLDNAATTQKPLQVLKELEKYYYTMNANIHRGVHALSQEATEAYESSRIKIKKFINALGKNEIIFTRGTTESINLVAQTYGRKNFNEGDEIIISHMEHHSNIVPWQMICEERKAKLRVIPIDEKGELVFEEFEKMLNEKTKFVSIVYASNSLGTVNPVKKIIDLAHSFNVPVLLDAAQAVNHLKIDVQKLDCDFLAFSGHKLYGPTGIGILYGKVNHLDSMPPYQGGGDMISKVTFEKTLYNELPYKFEAGTPNIAGAIGLGAAIDYAEKIGLEKIARHENELLKYATEKISELKGLRIIGTSKNKISVLSFVLENVHPHDVGTFLDFEGVAIRTGHHCTQPLMDRYGIPATSRASFGMYNTFDEVDVLVNGLKKILEVFG, encoded by the coding sequence ATGTCTATCAGGACTGATGCTGCTTTGCCTTCTGTTAATATGCTTTACGATGTAAATCGCATCAGAGAAGACTTCCCTATTTTAAAACAAATCGTTCACGGTAAACCGCTTGTTTATCTTGATAATGCAGCCACAACTCAAAAACCTTTACAGGTTCTTAAGGAACTGGAAAAATATTATTACACTATGAATGCTAACATTCATCGCGGTGTTCATGCTCTAAGCCAGGAAGCAACAGAAGCTTATGAAAGTTCCAGAATTAAAATCAAAAAATTTATCAACGCACTTGGCAAGAACGAAATAATTTTTACAAGAGGAACAACCGAATCAATTAACCTTGTCGCTCAAACTTACGGAAGAAAAAACTTTAATGAAGGTGATGAAATAATCATCTCGCACATGGAACATCATTCTAACATTGTTCCGTGGCAGATGATTTGCGAAGAACGAAAAGCTAAGCTAAGAGTAATTCCGATTGATGAAAAAGGCGAACTTGTCTTTGAAGAATTTGAAAAAATGCTGAATGAAAAAACAAAATTTGTTTCGATTGTATATGCTTCAAATTCGCTTGGAACTGTAAATCCGGTTAAAAAAATTATTGATCTTGCTCACTCATTTAATGTACCTGTTTTACTCGATGCTGCGCAAGCCGTTAATCATCTTAAGATTGATGTACAGAAACTTGATTGTGATTTTCTGGCATTTAGTGGCCATAAACTTTATGGTCCTACGGGTATAGGAATTCTTTACGGCAAAGTTAATCATCTGGATTCAATGCCTCCATATCAGGGCGGCGGCGATATGATTTCCAAAGTAACTTTTGAAAAAACTTTATACAACGAACTGCCCTACAAGTTTGAAGCTGGAACTCCAAATATAGCGGGAGCAATCGGACTTGGCGCCGCAATTGACTATGCAGAAAAAATTGGTTTGGAAAAAATTGCCCGACATGAAAATGAATTGCTTAAATATGCCACAGAAAAAATATCCGAACTAAAGGGTTTGAGAATAATAGGAACATCAAAAAATAAGATAAGCGTTCTGTCATTCGTGCTTGAAAATGTTCATCCACACGATGTGGGAACATTTCTGGATTTTGAAGGAGTTGCAATCCGAACAGGTCATCATTGCACTCAACCCTTAATGGACAGATATGGAATTCCTGCAA
- the sufD gene encoding Fe-S cluster assembly protein SufD: MSNIDFKQWFIENFQSFEKSLNGGKTESFHRIRKDALSKFSSIKIPTIKDEEWKYTNISSIIKHNFSVVPPKKDTAPEIIGKFLFDKLEHHLLVFINGEFRKDLSRLNELPDRVKVGSLSAAIKNNHPVLLKHFGKYAEDSNNLFTALNSAFTKDGAFILVPKGIAIEDPIHIIFLNIAGEEKFATQPRNLFIAEENSQITIIEHYASDDEGIYLSNAVTEIFVCENAVVDHIKLQEESTKAFHIGRMEVDQERSSKFASHLISTGAEFSRNEFTTRFNGEGGESMLNGLFLIKDEQFFDAHTMIDHAKPHCNSHEHYKGILQDKARGVFNGKVMVRPDAQKTNAFQENNSILLSDDAVMNSKPQLEIFADDVKCSHGATVGKLDEDAKFYLKTRGIGEEAATAMLIHAFASDVIKTIKIESLRDYLEEIISKRFNQ; encoded by the coding sequence ATGAGTAATATTGATTTTAAACAATGGTTCATAGAAAATTTTCAGTCATTTGAAAAAAGTCTGAACGGAGGAAAGACAGAATCTTTTCATAGAATAAGAAAAGATGCTTTGTCAAAATTTTCTTCAATTAAAATTCCAACTATTAAAGATGAAGAATGGAAATACACAAATATTTCTTCCATCATCAAACATAACTTCAGTGTTGTTCCGCCTAAAAAGGATACCGCGCCTGAAATTATAGGAAAGTTTTTATTTGACAAACTTGAGCATCATCTTCTTGTATTCATTAACGGAGAATTCAGAAAAGATCTCTCGAGATTAAATGAGCTTCCGGATAGGGTTAAAGTTGGAAGTCTTTCTGCTGCAATAAAAAATAATCATCCCGTTTTATTAAAACATTTTGGTAAATATGCAGAAGACTCAAACAACCTTTTCACCGCTTTAAATTCTGCTTTCACAAAAGACGGAGCATTCATATTGGTTCCGAAAGGAATTGCCATTGAAGATCCTATCCATATCATTTTTCTGAATATTGCCGGTGAAGAGAAATTTGCAACTCAGCCAAGAAATCTTTTTATCGCAGAAGAAAATTCACAGATTACAATAATCGAACACTACGCTTCGGACGATGAAGGAATTTATTTAAGTAATGCTGTAACCGAAATTTTTGTTTGTGAAAATGCTGTAGTCGATCATATTAAACTGCAGGAAGAAAGTACCAAAGCTTTTCATATCGGAAGAATGGAAGTTGATCAGGAAAGAAGCAGTAAATTCGCATCCCACCTGATTTCTACCGGTGCAGAATTTTCACGCAATGAATTTACAACAAGATTCAATGGTGAAGGCGGAGAATCAATGCTCAATGGATTGTTCCTGATTAAGGATGAACAATTTTTTGATGCTCACACAATGATTGATCACGCAAAGCCGCATTGCAACAGCCACGAACATTATAAAGGAATACTGCAGGATAAAGCACGCGGTGTTTTCAATGGAAAAGTAATGGTAAGACCTGATGCACAGAAAACTAATGCATTTCAGGAAAATAATTCCATACTACTTTCAGATGATGCAGTAATGAACTCAAAACCTCAGCTCGAAATTTTTGCCGATGATGTTAAATGTTCACACGGTGCTACTGTTGGTAAACTTGATGAAGATGCAAAGTTCTACTTAAAAACAAGAGGTATTGGTGAGGAAGCTGCAACTGCAATGCTGATCCACGCTTTTGCAAGTGATGTAATCAAAACAATTAAAATTGAATCTTTAAGAGATTATCTTGAAGAAATAATCAGCAAACGATTTAATCAGTAA
- the sufC gene encoding Fe-S cluster assembly ATPase SufC — MLLEIKNLHANVEGTEILKGINLKVNAGEVHAIMGPNGSGKSTLASVLAGREEYEVTEGEIWYNGKNLLELSPEDRAREGLFLAFQYPVEIPGVSNTNLLKTAVNEIRKYRGEEELDAMEFLELLKEKSKLVELDQKFLSRSVNEGFSGGEKKRNEIFQMAVLNPKLAILDETDSGLDIDALRIVANGVNKLRSKENAIIVVTHYQRLLNYIVPDFVHVLYKGKIVKSGGKELALELEEKGYDWIKNGKSEVTV, encoded by the coding sequence ATGTTATTAGAAATAAAAAATCTTCATGCAAATGTTGAAGGAACAGAAATTTTAAAAGGCATCAACCTAAAAGTAAATGCTGGCGAAGTTCACGCGATTATGGGTCCAAATGGTTCTGGCAAATCAACTCTTGCTTCAGTTCTTGCCGGAAGAGAAGAATATGAAGTTACCGAAGGCGAAATCTGGTATAATGGAAAAAATTTGCTTGAACTTTCACCTGAAGACAGAGCAAGAGAAGGATTGTTTCTAGCATTTCAGTATCCGGTTGAAATTCCCGGAGTTAGCAATACAAACCTTTTAAAAACAGCGGTGAATGAAATAAGAAAATATCGCGGGGAGGAAGAACTTGATGCTATGGAGTTTTTAGAATTACTTAAAGAGAAAAGTAAACTCGTCGAACTCGATCAAAAATTTTTAAGTCGTTCTGTCAACGAAGGATTTTCAGGCGGCGAGAAAAAGAGAAACGAAATATTTCAGATGGCAGTATTAAATCCAAAACTTGCAATACTTGATGAAACCGATTCCGGTTTGGATATCGATGCATTAAGAATTGTTGCAAATGGTGTTAATAAACTTCGTTCAAAGGAAAATGCAATTATAGTTGTAACTCACTATCAGAGATTACTTAACTACATTGTTCCTGATTTTGTTCATGTTCTTTATAAAGGTAAGATTGTTAAATCAGGAGGAAAAGAACTTGCATTAGAACTCGAAGAAAAAGGATACGACTGGATCAAAAACGGTAAATCTGAAGTAACTGTTTGA